A stretch of the Aegilops tauschii subsp. strangulata cultivar AL8/78 chromosome 4, Aet v6.0, whole genome shotgun sequence genome encodes the following:
- the LOC109773129 gene encoding uncharacterized protein isoform X3, whose amino-acid sequence MEVVAVQTKAIADKIEDQANVVVAHKPVWAIGTGKVAPSAQAHEEAEGGSLLNTHFGKNLDMCSADKEMQLLPGFAAATASSRFCLEIQLPACCSLPGCDLVVGGG is encoded by the exons ATGGAAGTTGTCGCTGTACAGACAAAAGCAATTGCTG ACAAGATCGAGGACCAGGCCAATGTGGTCGTCGCGCACAAACCAGTGTGGGCCATTGGCACCGGTAAAGTTGCACCATCGGCGCAGGCACACGAA GAGGCTGAAGGTGGTAGCTTACTGAACACTCATTTTGGAAAAAATCTGGACATGTGTAGTGCTGATAAAGAAATGCAG CTGCTACCTGGATTTGCCGCTGCCACTGCCTCGAGTCGCTTTTGCTTGGAAATCCAGTTGCCAGCATG TTGTAGCTTGCCAGGGTGCGACCTAGTGGTTGGTGGCGGCTAG
- the LOC109773129 gene encoding uncharacterized protein isoform X2, with amino-acid sequence MEVVAVQTKAIADKIEDQANVVVAHKPVWAIGTGKVAPSAQAHEEAEGGSLLNTHFGKNLDMCSADKEMQLLPGFAAATASSRFCLEIQLPAWHASSLSARVGAAT; translated from the exons ATGGAAGTTGTCGCTGTACAGACAAAAGCAATTGCTG ACAAGATCGAGGACCAGGCCAATGTGGTCGTCGCGCACAAACCAGTGTGGGCCATTGGCACCGGTAAAGTTGCACCATCGGCGCAGGCACACGAA GAGGCTGAAGGTGGTAGCTTACTGAACACTCATTTTGGAAAAAATCTGGACATGTGTAGTGCTGATAAAGAAATGCAG CTGCTACCTGGATTTGCCGCTGCCACTGCCTCGAGTCGCTTTTGCTTGGAAATCCAGTTGCCAGCATG GCACGCATCGTCTTTGTCTGCCAGGGTTGGCGCTGCTACTTAG
- the LOC109773129 gene encoding uncharacterized protein isoform X4 — translation MEVVAVQTKAIADKIEDQANVVVAHKPVWAIGTGKVAPSAQAHEEAEGGSLLNTHFGKNLDMCSADKEMQLLPGFAAATASSRFCLEIQLPAWVGAAT, via the exons ATGGAAGTTGTCGCTGTACAGACAAAAGCAATTGCTG ACAAGATCGAGGACCAGGCCAATGTGGTCGTCGCGCACAAACCAGTGTGGGCCATTGGCACCGGTAAAGTTGCACCATCGGCGCAGGCACACGAA GAGGCTGAAGGTGGTAGCTTACTGAACACTCATTTTGGAAAAAATCTGGACATGTGTAGTGCTGATAAAGAAATGCAG CTGCTACCTGGATTTGCCGCTGCCACTGCCTCGAGTCGCTTTTGCTTGGAAATCCAGTTGCCAGCATG GGTTGGCGCTGCTACTTAG
- the LOC109773129 gene encoding uncharacterized protein isoform X1, protein MEVVAVQTKAIADKIEDQANVVVAHKPVWAIGTGKVAPSAQAHEEAEGGSLLNTHFGKNLDMCSADKEMQLLPGFAAATASSRFCLEIQLPAWLLINSMWACGVASELGPLP, encoded by the exons ATGGAAGTTGTCGCTGTACAGACAAAAGCAATTGCTG ACAAGATCGAGGACCAGGCCAATGTGGTCGTCGCGCACAAACCAGTGTGGGCCATTGGCACCGGTAAAGTTGCACCATCGGCGCAGGCACACGAA GAGGCTGAAGGTGGTAGCTTACTGAACACTCATTTTGGAAAAAATCTGGACATGTGTAGTGCTGATAAAGAAATGCAG CTGCTACCTGGATTTGCCGCTGCCACTGCCTCGAGTCGCTTTTGCTTGGAAATCCAGTTGCCAGCATG GTTGCTCATCAATTCGATGTGGGCATGTGGTGTTGCTTCTGAGCTAGGACCTCTCCCATGA